One genomic window of Paraburkholderia phytofirmans PsJN includes the following:
- a CDS encoding LysR family transcriptional regulator, with translation MDTLQNMRVFVRVVEAGSFTAAAQSLNSTTGAMSRAVSELEAHLRTRLLNRSTRRLALTTAGERYLTRCKQILADVATAEEEASCAHERPSGALRMHSFASIGQHYVLPAISRYRALYPEVTVELTLSQRMPDLFEGSADVAVIGASTLPDSELVSLPLGTTFSIMCASPAYVRAHGAPQQPADLAHHECLILHTPAFPPHDWVLDGPNGSEMMGVNGPVHVNIAESLIVAIREGMGIGMLPLYAAISGLRDGTLVRVLPEYTAQKMNVYALYPSRKFVDAKTRTWVEFLRTHLPKVIERDKALLAEVSAVQTGDGEVPVGASGSGDVAMR, from the coding sequence ATGGATACGTTACAAAATATGCGAGTGTTCGTGCGCGTGGTCGAAGCCGGTAGTTTTACCGCCGCCGCGCAGTCGCTCAACTCAACGACCGGCGCGATGTCACGTGCGGTCTCGGAACTCGAAGCTCATTTGCGGACGCGGTTGCTCAACCGTTCGACGCGACGACTTGCGCTCACCACGGCGGGCGAGCGTTATCTGACACGATGTAAGCAGATACTGGCAGATGTTGCCACGGCGGAAGAAGAAGCCAGTTGTGCGCACGAACGCCCGAGCGGCGCGTTGCGGATGCACAGCTTTGCCAGCATCGGCCAGCACTACGTTTTGCCGGCCATTTCGCGCTATCGCGCGCTGTATCCGGAGGTAACGGTCGAGCTGACATTGTCGCAGCGCATGCCAGATCTTTTCGAAGGTAGCGCGGATGTCGCGGTGATTGGCGCTTCCACCTTGCCTGATTCGGAACTGGTGTCGCTTCCACTGGGGACGACTTTTAGCATCATGTGCGCATCGCCGGCGTATGTGCGCGCACACGGCGCGCCGCAGCAACCGGCCGATTTGGCACACCACGAATGTCTGATCCTGCACACGCCGGCGTTTCCGCCGCACGACTGGGTCCTCGACGGGCCGAATGGCAGCGAAATGATGGGGGTGAATGGGCCGGTGCACGTGAACATCGCCGAATCGCTAATTGTCGCGATTCGCGAAGGAATGGGCATTGGCATGCTACCGCTGTACGCGGCCATTTCCGGATTGCGTGACGGCACGCTAGTGCGCGTGTTGCCGGAATATACCGCACAGAAGATGAATGTTTATGCGCTGTATCCGTCGCGTAAGTTCGTCGATGCGAAGACGCGGACTTGGGTCGAGTTCCTGCGCACCCATCTGCCGAAAGTCATTGAACGCGATAAGGCGTTGCTTGCGGAAGTCAGTGCAGTGCAGACTGGCGATGGCGAGGTGCCCGTGGGCGCGAGCGGCAGTGGGGATGTAGCGATGCGGTGA
- a CDS encoding FUSC family protein encodes MKREHAIEPTADSRRRWDVVLRMLSPAVRDWTASEGLIWLHLLKTVTAGLLALGIAMLLDLPQPRIAMTTVFVLMQPFSGMVLAKSFYRILGTAVGTLAALVLGALFVQQPELYMLGMIGWVSACIAAAVRYRHFRWYGFVLAGYTAALIGIPNVTAPHDLFLAALTRAAEVAVGIVSSSAVSALIVPQRSSLALRRALQIRYGNFTAFAADVLTHGIKRGQFERRFAGLVDEIVGFEATRTFAAFEDPAMRSRNQHLGRLNGEFMDACARLHALHQLLKRLRVNGSAPIVAAIKPYFDELAALMAPQLDAPVDASRTAARLQHFQASLPRRVRETRRPLEAAPVESLADFDTAAELLYRFVDEWIRYSLTYASVTQRKRNDSQPRTKSRYVSKTNTFVVALTFIRSAVVMAIAGWFWIMTDWPSGGLAVIGAALACALTSTAPNPSKMAVQMAVGAVLATMTGYLFTCYVYPNIDGFPLLCTTLAPVLALGAFIATRKLAAGYGIGFSVFFCLLAGPDNVVTYAPDLLINNGMALTASMLLAALVFAVVFPADMPWLIGKIMGDLRAQVVLACKDELPGLNQRFQSSTHDLTSQLRMLLTRRSRRRREALRWTLATLEVGHAVIDLRNETARAGYAHALHPRWTGAVELARDDLARLFERPDSRALEQALVSVRAATWLAQNMLQMVHPDRDKRHDLQRILSCLHFIRTALLDKDAPFNPH; translated from the coding sequence ATGAAACGCGAACATGCGATCGAACCGACGGCAGATTCCCGCCGACGGTGGGACGTCGTCTTGCGAATGCTGAGCCCGGCCGTCCGGGACTGGACGGCCAGCGAGGGTCTGATCTGGCTGCATCTGCTGAAAACCGTCACGGCGGGCTTGCTGGCGCTGGGCATTGCGATGCTGCTGGATTTGCCGCAGCCGCGCATCGCAATGACCACGGTGTTCGTACTGATGCAGCCGTTCAGCGGCATGGTGCTGGCGAAAAGTTTCTATCGGATCCTCGGGACCGCGGTGGGCACGCTCGCCGCGCTGGTGCTCGGCGCGCTGTTCGTCCAGCAGCCCGAGTTGTACATGCTCGGTATGATCGGCTGGGTGAGCGCCTGCATTGCGGCAGCGGTCCGGTATCGGCATTTCAGATGGTACGGCTTTGTGCTCGCGGGTTATACCGCTGCGCTGATCGGCATCCCGAATGTGACGGCGCCTCACGACCTCTTTCTCGCGGCGCTCACGCGCGCGGCGGAAGTCGCGGTCGGCATCGTATCTTCGAGCGCGGTGAGCGCGCTGATCGTGCCGCAGCGGTCCAGCCTCGCACTGCGGCGCGCGCTACAAATTCGGTATGGAAATTTTACTGCGTTCGCTGCCGATGTGTTGACTCACGGCATCAAGCGGGGCCAGTTTGAGCGGCGCTTCGCGGGTCTCGTCGACGAGATCGTCGGTTTCGAGGCGACCCGCACTTTCGCCGCCTTCGAAGACCCGGCCATGCGTTCACGCAATCAGCATCTCGGCCGTCTGAACGGTGAGTTCATGGATGCCTGTGCGCGTCTGCATGCGCTGCATCAACTTCTCAAGCGACTGCGCGTGAACGGCTCGGCGCCGATCGTCGCGGCGATCAAACCGTATTTCGACGAACTGGCCGCGCTCATGGCGCCTCAGCTCGACGCCCCGGTGGATGCATCGCGCACGGCCGCCCGTTTGCAGCATTTCCAGGCGAGCTTGCCACGGCGTGTGCGTGAAACGAGACGGCCGCTGGAAGCCGCGCCCGTCGAATCGCTGGCGGACTTCGATACGGCGGCGGAACTGCTGTACCGGTTCGTCGACGAATGGATCCGCTACTCGCTGACCTACGCATCCGTGACGCAGCGCAAGCGTAACGACAGCCAGCCGCGGACGAAAAGCCGCTACGTCAGCAAAACCAACACCTTTGTCGTTGCGCTGACGTTTATCCGCTCGGCTGTGGTCATGGCAATCGCGGGCTGGTTCTGGATCATGACCGACTGGCCGAGCGGCGGCCTCGCGGTAATCGGCGCGGCGCTGGCGTGCGCGCTGACGTCGACCGCGCCGAACCCGTCGAAGATGGCTGTGCAGATGGCCGTCGGCGCCGTGCTGGCAACCATGACCGGCTACCTGTTCACGTGCTATGTGTATCCGAACATCGACGGCTTTCCGTTGCTGTGCACGACGCTGGCGCCGGTGCTCGCGCTCGGCGCATTCATCGCAACGCGCAAGCTGGCGGCGGGATATGGGATCGGTTTCTCAGTGTTCTTCTGCCTGCTCGCCGGACCCGACAACGTCGTCACTTACGCGCCGGATCTGCTGATCAACAACGGCATGGCGCTGACCGCGTCGATGCTGTTGGCAGCGCTCGTTTTCGCGGTGGTTTTCCCTGCCGACATGCCTTGGCTCATCGGGAAAATCATGGGTGATTTGCGCGCGCAAGTCGTACTCGCGTGCAAGGACGAACTGCCGGGTCTCAATCAGCGCTTTCAGTCGAGCACGCACGACCTGACTTCACAGTTGCGCATGCTGTTGACGCGACGTTCCCGGCGCCGTCGCGAAGCGCTGCGCTGGACACTCGCGACCCTCGAAGTGGGCCACGCCGTGATCGACCTGCGCAACGAAACGGCGCGCGCCGGCTACGCGCACGCGCTCCATCCGCGCTGGACCGGCGCCGTCGAGCTTGCGCGCGACGACCTCGCGCGGCTTTTCGAGCGGCCCGATTCGCGTGCTCTCGAGCAAGCGCTGGTATCCGTGCGCGCGGCCACGTGGCTTGCGCAAAACATGCTGCAAATGGTTCATCCCGATCGCGACAAGCGTCACGACCTGCAGCGAATCCTGAGTTGCCTGCACTTCATCCGCACGGCGTTGCTCGACAAGGACGCGCCGTTCAATCCGCATTGA
- a CDS encoding acetyl-CoA hydrolase/transferase family protein, whose translation MYQDRIRCAELRAKITSAAEAALLIKDGMCVGASGFTRAGDAKAVPVALAERARQEGKPLRITLMTGASLGHDVDRALTEAHVLARRLPFQVDKTLRDAINRGEVMFVDQHLSETVEMLRANQLGKLDVAIIEATAITETGGIVPTTSVGNSASFAILAEKVIVEINLAQPLALEGLHDIWIPGRRPNREPLPIVRPQDRVGTQAIEIPREKIAAIVITDMADSSSTVLPADAETEAIAGHLIEFFEHEVSRGRMPKRLPPLQAGIGTIANAVLAGFVDSPFDAFEIYSEVLQDSTFDLMDAGKVTFASGASITLSAARQAQVFGELERYRDRLVLRPQEVSNHPEVIRRLGLIALNTALEFDIYGNVNSTHVGGTHMMNGIGGSGDFARNASCAIFATKSMAKGGRISSIVPMVPHCDHNEHDVDVVVTEQGLADLRGLAPRERAKLIIDNCAHPLYRDLLRDYYAQALKGCGQTPHQLDQAFAWHTRLRDTGSMLPAEETML comes from the coding sequence ATGTACCAAGACCGGATTCGCTGCGCCGAACTGCGCGCAAAAATCACTTCAGCCGCCGAGGCGGCGCTTCTGATTAAGGACGGCATGTGTGTCGGCGCCAGCGGCTTCACGCGCGCGGGCGACGCCAAAGCGGTCCCCGTTGCGCTTGCCGAGCGTGCGCGTCAGGAAGGCAAGCCGCTGCGCATCACGTTGATGACCGGTGCATCGCTGGGTCACGACGTGGACCGCGCGCTCACCGAGGCGCACGTGCTGGCTCGCCGCTTGCCGTTTCAGGTGGACAAGACGCTGCGCGACGCGATCAATCGCGGCGAAGTCATGTTCGTCGATCAGCACCTGTCCGAAACGGTCGAGATGCTGCGCGCGAACCAGCTCGGCAAGCTCGACGTCGCCATTATCGAAGCCACCGCGATCACCGAGACCGGCGGCATCGTGCCGACCACGTCGGTGGGCAACTCGGCAAGCTTTGCGATTCTCGCCGAGAAGGTCATCGTCGAAATCAATCTTGCGCAGCCGCTCGCGCTCGAAGGTCTGCATGACATCTGGATTCCGGGCCGCAGGCCGAATCGCGAGCCGCTGCCGATCGTCCGTCCGCAAGACCGGGTCGGCACGCAGGCTATCGAAATTCCGCGCGAGAAAATTGCAGCGATCGTCATCACCGATATGGCGGACAGTTCATCCACGGTGCTGCCCGCGGATGCCGAGACCGAAGCGATCGCGGGTCATCTGATCGAGTTTTTCGAGCACGAAGTATCACGCGGTCGCATGCCGAAGCGCTTGCCGCCGTTGCAGGCGGGTATCGGCACGATTGCCAATGCCGTGCTGGCCGGTTTCGTCGATTCGCCGTTCGACGCCTTCGAAATTTATTCAGAAGTGCTGCAGGATTCGACCTTCGACCTGATGGATGCCGGCAAGGTGACGTTCGCCTCCGGCGCGTCGATCACGTTGTCGGCAGCGCGCCAGGCGCAGGTGTTCGGCGAACTCGAACGGTATCGCGATCGACTCGTGCTGCGTCCGCAAGAAGTCAGCAACCATCCTGAAGTGATTCGCCGGCTCGGTCTGATTGCGTTGAATACCGCGCTCGAATTCGACATCTACGGCAACGTGAACTCGACGCACGTGGGCGGCACGCACATGATGAACGGCATCGGCGGCTCGGGCGATTTCGCGCGCAACGCGTCGTGCGCGATCTTCGCGACCAAGTCGATGGCGAAGGGCGGCCGCATTTCCAGCATTGTGCCGATGGTGCCGCATTGCGATCACAACGAACACGACGTGGACGTGGTCGTGACGGAGCAAGGACTCGCCGACTTGCGCGGTCTCGCGCCGCGTGAACGCGCAAAGTTGATCATCGACAACTGCGCGCACCCGCTGTATCGCGATCTGTTGCGCGACTACTACGCGCAAGCATTGAAGGGCTGCGGGCAAACGCCGCATCAGTTGGATCAGGCTTTCGCCTGGCATACACGGCTGCGCGACACCGGCTCGATGTTGCCGGCTGAGGAGACAATGCTTTAA
- a CDS encoding GlsB/YeaQ/YmgE family stress response membrane protein, whose product MEHGIIAWLIIGAIAGWLAGVLVKGGGFGLIVDIIVGIVGAFIGGWLAGVLHISLGGGWIGSIITAVIGAVILLFLIRLIRRGT is encoded by the coding sequence ATGGAACACGGCATCATTGCATGGCTCATCATCGGCGCGATCGCTGGCTGGCTGGCAGGCGTGCTCGTCAAGGGCGGCGGCTTCGGCCTGATCGTCGACATCATCGTCGGGATTGTCGGCGCGTTCATCGGCGGCTGGCTCGCCGGCGTGCTGCACATTTCGCTGGGCGGCGGCTGGATCGGCTCGATCATCACGGCGGTGATCGGCGCGGTCATTCTATTGTTTCTTATCCGCCTCATCCGACGAGGCACCTGA
- a CDS encoding MgtC/SapB family protein, producing the protein MTIEFVWRLLAAFACGVAIGLERQMRQRNAGLRTITLVASGACLFVTLGVLTGNGTAGITQIAAYVVSGVGFLGGGVIMRDKGSIQGINTAATLWCSAAVGVLCGAGHYGPALAGTLVVLLTNTVLREVSRTINATPVSNADLVREYVLTIVCREADEIHIRTAVSNSMYSTPLSFQSLTSEDVENDPGRIRVTATLKMHPKDQSKLEQMASRISMEKSVSSVSWTAREAEPTPE; encoded by the coding sequence ATGACCATTGAATTCGTCTGGCGGCTTCTCGCCGCCTTCGCTTGCGGCGTCGCGATCGGCCTCGAACGGCAGATGCGTCAGCGCAATGCAGGTTTGCGCACCATCACGCTGGTCGCGAGCGGCGCATGCCTGTTCGTCACGCTCGGCGTACTGACCGGCAACGGCACAGCGGGCATCACCCAGATCGCGGCGTACGTCGTCTCCGGCGTCGGCTTTCTCGGCGGCGGCGTGATCATGCGCGACAAGGGTTCCATTCAGGGGATCAACACTGCGGCGACCTTGTGGTGCTCGGCCGCCGTGGGCGTGTTGTGCGGCGCGGGCCATTACGGGCCGGCGCTCGCCGGAACCCTGGTCGTGCTATTGACCAACACCGTGCTGCGCGAAGTCAGCCGTACGATCAACGCGACGCCGGTATCGAACGCCGACCTGGTCCGCGAATACGTGTTGACAATCGTCTGCCGGGAAGCCGACGAGATTCACATTCGTACCGCCGTCTCCAACTCCATGTATTCGACGCCGCTGTCGTTTCAAAGCCTGACTAGCGAGGACGTCGAAAACGACCCAGGACGCATTCGTGTTACGGCGACGTTGAAGATGCATCCCAAGGATCAGTCGAAGCTCGAACAGATGGCCAGCCGCATCAGCATGGAAAAGAGCGTCTCCAGCGTCAGTTGGACAGCCAGAGAAGCGGAGCCTACGCCGGAGTAA